One Hemitrygon akajei unplaced genomic scaffold, sHemAka1.3 Scf000053, whole genome shotgun sequence DNA window includes the following coding sequences:
- the LOC140721286 gene encoding NACHT, LRR and PYD domains-containing protein 3-like translates to MATVAESTISALLAQWDDYGLYELTKYYRDRLEHAIEEGGKTLRCMSTQEGRFRAEEHEKVTKLTVKENRTESFRLFLSLVMGKGSQTRRAMWESFVKMRTELQKLDKILKEIQELGPDPQEYMNISQGLSQESTPLIDVQQKHKETLRAQTETLRVNTILMREKVKVFQLVDRYAELTVISTVRDRRLVEHELLARGRDHEEWREKLFCGKLEKLRKDQLFQSSFFRNNSTSGSSSAVAGVPGIGKTTMIQKIVYDWATGKIYQQFQFVFSFKFRDLNSINNRINLRELILNQYPYFGNLLREVWKNPKGLLFIFDGLDEFKHGIDFADSRRDTEPKHQCPDPEWWCEVSDIVYSLIQGKLLPGCSVLVTTRPTALHLLEKADISVWAEIMGFVGEERKEYFMRHIEDQTVAAAVFKHVKENEILYTMSYNPSYCWILALVLGHFFTQRVMDPEQVPKTITQLYSYYMYNMLKNHGREVENPRDVLLRVGQMAYRGVSEKKIVFTDEDLIKYNLQPSQFLSGFLMELLERNGSVWSVVYTFPHLTIQEFVAAVAQFLNPHPGDILKFLTEAHSTTDGRFEVFLRFVAGLSSPMTDPGLEEFLGRFVHQTTCRVIDWVKEMIERQIGNTGSEAGKRSLLNTLHYLFESQDRELAQETLGSVETLSFSGMTLTPIDCAVLSHAIGLCDTIKHLDLGNCHIQCEGIQRLGPGLHKCQKLRLGINKLGDSGVKLVSAALTKPECKIQKLELYDVGLTDSGAEDLAYALSTNPSLTELDMSENDLGDSGMKLLSEALRKSECKIQKLELYDVGLTDSAVEDLVSALCTKPSLTELGLAGNSLTDRSVPALRRLIQTLLNLEQIGLAGNQFGWTGEKELRCQQERRPGLKVSFEHLNVLTSAPAGWGYMG, encoded by the exons TCGCAGAGTCTACAATCTCCGCCCTCCTTGCACAGTGGGACGATTATGGACTGTACGAACTAACAAAGTACTACAGGGACAGGCTGGAACATGCGATAGAAGAAGGGGGGAAAACACTCAGATGTATGTCGACACAGGAGGGACGTTTTCGTGCAGAAGAACATGAG AAAGTCACTAAACTGACAGTGAAGGAAAACCGGACAGAGAGTttcagactcttcctcagtttggtgatgggcaaaggtTCGCAgacccggagggcgatgtgggaatcctttgtgaaaatGCGGACTGAGTTACAGAAGTTGGACAAAATACTCAAGGAAATACAGGAGCTCG GCCCCGACccacaggaatacatgaacatcTCCCAAGGGTTATCTCAGGAATCTActccactgatag atgttcaacagaaacacaaggagactctgcgggcacaaactgaaaccctgagagtgaacacgatcctgatgagggagaaggtgaaggttttccagctggttgatcgatacgctgagctcacggtcatttctactgttcgagatcggagactggtggaacatgagctgctggcaagaggcagagaccacgaggagtggagagaaaaactTTTCTGCGGAAAGTTGGAAAAACTCCGGAAggatcagttgttccagagcagctttttcCGGAATAACTCCACATCTGGAAGTTCGTCTGCAGTGGCTGGAGTCCCAGGAATTGGAAAAACCACAAtgatacaaaagattgtttatgactgggccacggggaaaatatatcaacaattccagtttgtcttcagtttcaaattccgggatttaaactccattaacaacagaataaacctgagggaactgattctgaatcagtatccttactttgggaatttactgagagaggtctggaagaacccaaagggtttgctgtttatatttgatggtttggatgaattcaaacacggaatcgattttgctgacagtcggagagacacagaacccaagcaccagtgcccagatcccgagtggtggtgtgaagtgtcggacattgtgtacagtttaatccagggcaagctgctcccagggtgttcagtgctggtgaccacccgccccactgcgttacatttattggaaaaggcagatatcagtgtctgggctgaaatcatgggatttgttggtgaggaacggaaggaatatttcatgagACATATTGAAGATCAGACTGTGGCGGccgctgttttcaaacacgtgaaggagaacgagatcctgtacaccatgagctacaacccctcctactgctggatccttgcTCTGGTACTTGGacacttcttcacacaaagagtcatgGACCCGGAGCAAGTTCCCAAGACCATTACCCAGTTATATTCCTACTATATGTACAACATGCTGAAAAACCACGGACGTGAGGTTGAGAACCCCCGTGACGTGTTACTCagagttggtcagatggcctacagaggagtgtccgagaagaagattgtttTTACAGATGAagatttgatcaagtacaatctgcagccttcccagttcctttccggattcctgatggagcttttggagagaaaCGGTTCTGTctggagcgtggtgtacacattcccacacctcaccatccaagagtttgtagctgcagtcgcacaattcctgaatccacatcccggggatatcttgaaattcctcactgaagcccacagcacgacagatgggcgatttgaggtatttctccgttttgtagctggtctctcctccccaatgacagatccgggcctggaggagtttctgggtcgaTTTgttcatcaaacaacctgccgggtgattgactgggtgaaggagatGATTGAACGCCAGATTGGAAACACcgggagtgaagctggtaaaaggagcctcctgaacacattgcattacctgtttgagtctcaggaTCGTGAACTGGCTCAGGaaacactgggatctgtggaaacactttcattcagtggaatgacactaaCCCCGATTGACtgtgcggtcctgtctcatgccatcggactctgtgatacaataaaacacctcgacctggggaactgccacattcagtgtgaaggaatccagcggctgggacccgggctgcacaagtgccagaagCTGAG ACTTGGGATAAACaagctgggagattcaggagtgaaactggtgtctgcggctctgacgaaaccggagtgtaaaatacagaaactgga gctgtacgatgtcggtctcacagattctggtgccgaggatctcgcctacgctctcagtacaaacccatcattGACAGAGCTGGACATGAGTGAGAATGATCTAGGAGATTCAGGAATGAAACTGTTGTCTGAGGCTCTGAGGAAatcggagtgtaaaatacagaaactgga GCTGtacgatgtcggtctcacagattctgctgTCGaagatctcgtctccgctctctgtacaaagccatcactgacggagcttgGTCTGGCAGGGaactcgctgacagaccgatcCGTACCCGCTCTCCGCCGTCTCATACAGACCCTCCTCAATCTGGAACAAAtcgg ATTGGCGGGGAATCAGTTCGGTTGGACCGGAGAGAAGGAACTGAGATGTCAACAGGAACGCAGACCCGGACTGAAAGTGAGctttgaacatctgaatgtgttaACATCTGCGCCAGCTGGATGGGGATATATGGGCTAA